A single Aggregatilinea lenta DNA region contains:
- the pdxT gene encoding pyridoxal 5'-phosphate synthase glutaminase subunit PdxT: MNVGVLALQGAFIEHEKTLRSLGATPVEVRLPHDLDDLDALIIPGGESTTIGKLANTYGLIEPLRAFAQEKPVWGTCAGMIFLAKDIGRDQPILGLMDIQVNRNAFGRQVDSFETDLDVPAIGEAPFHAVFIRAPLVTGVFDGVQVLAELPEGGIVAVRQNHLLATAFHPELTPDDRFHRYFLEHVAVSR, encoded by the coding sequence ATGAACGTCGGCGTACTGGCGCTGCAAGGCGCATTCATCGAACACGAAAAAACGTTGCGCAGCCTGGGCGCGACTCCGGTCGAGGTGCGGCTGCCGCACGACCTGGACGACCTCGACGCGCTGATCATCCCCGGCGGCGAAAGCACGACCATCGGTAAGCTGGCGAACACCTACGGGCTGATCGAGCCGCTGCGCGCCTTCGCGCAGGAAAAGCCGGTGTGGGGCACGTGCGCGGGCATGATCTTTCTGGCGAAGGATATCGGGCGCGACCAGCCGATCCTGGGGCTGATGGACATTCAGGTCAACCGCAACGCGTTCGGGCGGCAGGTGGACAGCTTCGAGACAGACCTGGACGTGCCCGCGATCGGTGAGGCGCCGTTCCATGCGGTATTCATCCGCGCGCCGCTGGTGACGGGCGTCTTCGACGGCGTGCAGGTGCTTGCGGAACTGCCGGAGGGCGGCATCGTGGCGGTGCGGCAAAATCACCTACTGGCGACCGCGTTTCACCCCGAACTGACGCCGGACGACCGCTTCCACCGTTATTTTCTGGAGCACGTAGCAGTGAGCCGCTAG
- a CDS encoding Ig-like domain-containing protein, protein MRRVLSLLPRLAALAAGISLLGVAAMAAAQSDEALPPHVIDVWPYPGEEVPVDEAVTVTFDQPMNAASVEAAWQTDPATPGAFTWTDERTVQFAPDGGWPRATRITVEIGTGALAANGLALEDPYPFFVQTTGYLEVSAVIPAADAEGVMADATITVSFDRPVVPLLSTEQLDDLPDPLVFDPAVEGTGEWVNTSIYQFTPAAPLKGGTTYTVTVPAGLEDVTDATLQETYTWQFKTLAPEILSITPQQNQSDVLLDAPVTVQFSQPMDHASTEEAFLLLHDGERVPGTFEWSEDSRTLTFKADGLLDIESVYSLSLANSARSASGEATISQGVTYTFTTVKRPGIDSTYPGNNEKDVQPGSGVSITFRSPMNMDTLDGKVVIVQPEGVDWLPVAQGNRSLYMDFAVMPETTYVITVKAGAEDLYGNAIETDYTFTFTTAALEPYASLPAQGQFMITNAYREDTRIAMSVTARPEVKFTLYRAGTDDLADLTRGYYYYDERPPIARDENLVRRWTQRLDPGATPWGVDEVLLASDEGGQLPTGVYLLQADVPNQDYPQYMAIGVVTANITVKRGPDEALIWATDMNSADPVANLPVTVYGAGGVELANGVTGDDGALRLPVDLRGASDQAIYVVAQRDDAYGVWNSWSQPYTSDTETYLYTDRPIYRPGQTVYFRGALRARDDMTYTRPSVEQVHVLIDVNWGSQILYEDDLTLTEFGTFDGKVDLPDDAQIGQGTIYMSVGGENLGQIGFTIAEFRTPEYKVEVTPDYDRIIQGDPLNAVAAASYYFGGAVSDASLTWTAHGEPAYFNYTGPGRYSFTDYDQDYFSWVDLGSGTEQTDANGQVIVTLENTTAPATRPMNIIVEGEVYDESGQYIAGRTSVLAHPAEAYVGLRTDRYFGREGQPVGVDLIAVTPDSAPIAGQKIALTVVEKRWERTPIEGQFGQYTWTQTEIEVQTDEIVTGEDGTASYSFTPPNAGIFQIRAQVRDGRERLNTASTQIWVTGSSRTVWWGQPSSQIDLVADKELYNVGDTAQILVPIPFSGASTVLVTIERDGVQSYEVRKVEGSTLIYELPITEDHVPTIFVSVVVVKGVDEESANPDYRSGTIGLEVDPASRRLNVTVTPSATMAQPGDTVSFDVKTTDAHGEPVSAEVGVTLTDQAILSLAPPNSISLEDTFYGYQSDAVYTTVALDSLLDSMTDEILEQQKQRDAAAGAVPMAAMPTATAMNADGMVMEAAAEAFGAEDEAAQQQVEIREDFQQTPLWAPRVVTDETGSATVEVTLPDNLTTWHLDARGLTPDTLVGDTGLDVMSTLPLLVRPVTPRFMVVGDHVTLASVINNNTSAAQTVQATLQSTGVTLESDATQSVTIEAGSRARVEWVAVVEDVPAVDLTFIAIGADGYQDASKPTLATGPDGTIPVYRYTAPDTVGTGGVLREDGSRTEAISLPPRLDADQGELTVQLDPSLAATTIDALNYLKNYQHQCIEQTVSRFLPNVMTYRALRDLGIDDPALEESLKAALDYALTKLAAEQNPDGGWGWFTGMESNPYITSYAALGLIEARDAGFAVDTSMLDRALNFVRGDFIRPGIDTPAWQLNRQAFYLYVFARNGESVLNEMDALLAQRLEMDFWARGFLLMAYDALDPENAAVASLVSDLQSSAIVSATGAHWEEADMDWWNWSSDTRSTAIVMAALTRVTPDYDLLPNVVRWLMVARNGDHWETTQETAWAVMGLTDWMKASGELEGNYDYAVTLNGDLQTEGTVTPETVRDGQTLQVAVKDLLLDEANRLTVIRGEGDGVLYYTAHLSLRLLASEAEPISRGITVSREYFGENDPTAPIAQAQVGDLITVRVTMTLPQDVYYFVLEDPLPAGTEPVDTSLLTTTQNAQGPSIRPDYDPHWFWGWWLFDHTEMRDEQVNLYADFLPRGTYVYTYQVRASVPGEFQTMPSHAYAFYFPEVFGRGAGTLFTVTSAEGEE, encoded by the coding sequence ATGAGACGAGTACTATCGCTGCTGCCCCGGCTTGCCGCGCTGGCAGCGGGCATCAGCTTACTCGGCGTGGCGGCGATGGCTGCCGCGCAGAGTGACGAGGCGCTGCCGCCGCACGTGATCGACGTGTGGCCCTATCCCGGCGAGGAAGTGCCGGTGGATGAAGCCGTGACCGTGACCTTCGACCAGCCAATGAACGCGGCCAGCGTCGAAGCGGCATGGCAGACCGACCCGGCCACGCCGGGCGCGTTCACCTGGACGGACGAGCGCACGGTGCAGTTCGCGCCGGACGGCGGCTGGCCGCGTGCGACGCGCATCACTGTCGAGATCGGCACGGGCGCGCTGGCCGCGAACGGCCTCGCGCTGGAAGATCCGTATCCCTTTTTTGTGCAGACCACTGGCTACTTAGAAGTTTCGGCGGTGATCCCGGCGGCGGACGCGGAAGGCGTCATGGCGGACGCGACGATCACCGTCTCGTTCGACCGCCCCGTCGTGCCGCTGCTCTCCACCGAACAGCTTGACGACCTGCCCGATCCGCTGGTGTTCGATCCGGCGGTGGAAGGCACGGGCGAGTGGGTCAATACCTCGATCTACCAGTTTACGCCCGCCGCGCCGCTGAAGGGCGGCACGACCTATACCGTCACCGTGCCCGCCGGGCTGGAAGACGTCACCGATGCGACGCTGCAAGAGACGTATACGTGGCAGTTCAAGACACTCGCGCCGGAGATCCTCAGCATCACGCCGCAGCAGAATCAAAGCGACGTGCTGCTCGACGCGCCGGTCACGGTGCAGTTCAGCCAGCCGATGGATCACGCCAGCACCGAGGAAGCGTTCCTGCTGCTGCACGACGGTGAGCGCGTGCCGGGGACGTTCGAATGGTCGGAGGATAGCCGCACACTGACGTTTAAGGCGGACGGCCTGCTCGACATTGAGTCGGTGTATTCGCTCAGCCTCGCCAACAGCGCGCGCAGCGCGTCCGGCGAGGCGACGATCAGCCAGGGCGTGACATATACCTTCACCACGGTGAAGCGCCCCGGCATCGACAGCACCTACCCCGGCAACAACGAAAAGGACGTCCAGCCGGGCAGCGGCGTGAGCATCACCTTCCGCAGCCCGATGAACATGGACACGCTCGACGGCAAGGTGGTGATCGTGCAGCCGGAGGGCGTGGACTGGCTGCCCGTCGCGCAGGGCAACCGCTCGCTATACATGGACTTCGCCGTGATGCCGGAAACGACCTACGTGATCACGGTCAAAGCCGGGGCGGAAGACCTGTACGGCAACGCCATCGAGACGGACTACACGTTTACCTTCACGACCGCCGCGCTCGAACCGTACGCCTCGCTGCCCGCGCAGGGCCAGTTCATGATCACCAACGCCTACCGCGAGGATACGCGCATCGCCATGAGCGTTACCGCGCGGCCCGAAGTCAAATTCACACTGTACCGCGCCGGGACGGACGATCTGGCCGACCTGACGCGCGGTTATTACTACTACGACGAGCGCCCGCCCATCGCGCGTGACGAAAACCTCGTGCGGCGCTGGACGCAGCGGCTCGATCCCGGCGCGACGCCGTGGGGCGTGGACGAAGTCCTGCTGGCCTCGGACGAGGGCGGGCAGCTTCCGACCGGGGTGTATCTGCTGCAAGCGGACGTGCCCAACCAGGACTACCCGCAGTACATGGCGATCGGCGTGGTGACGGCCAACATCACCGTCAAGCGCGGGCCGGACGAGGCCCTGATCTGGGCTACCGACATGAACAGCGCCGATCCGGTCGCCAACCTCCCCGTGACGGTCTACGGCGCGGGCGGGGTCGAACTGGCGAACGGCGTCACCGGTGACGATGGCGCGCTGCGCCTGCCGGTCGATCTGCGCGGGGCCAGCGACCAGGCCATCTACGTGGTCGCGCAGCGCGACGACGCCTACGGCGTGTGGAATTCGTGGAGCCAGCCGTACACCTCCGACACGGAGACGTATCTCTACACCGACCGCCCGATCTACCGCCCCGGCCAGACGGTCTACTTCCGCGGCGCGCTGCGCGCCCGCGACGACATGACCTATACGCGTCCCTCGGTCGAGCAGGTGCACGTGCTCATCGACGTGAACTGGGGATCGCAGATCCTGTACGAAGACGACCTGACGCTGACCGAGTTCGGCACGTTCGACGGCAAAGTCGATCTGCCGGACGACGCGCAGATCGGCCAGGGCACAATCTATATGAGCGTGGGCGGCGAAAACCTGGGCCAGATCGGCTTCACCATCGCGGAATTCCGCACGCCGGAATACAAGGTCGAGGTGACGCCGGACTACGACCGCATCATCCAGGGCGATCCGCTGAACGCGGTGGCCGCTGCGTCGTATTACTTCGGCGGCGCGGTGAGCGACGCCAGCCTGACCTGGACCGCGCACGGCGAACCGGCCTACTTCAACTACACCGGGCCGGGGCGCTACAGCTTCACCGACTACGACCAGGACTACTTTAGCTGGGTGGACCTGGGCAGCGGGACGGAACAGACCGACGCCAACGGGCAGGTGATCGTGACCCTGGAAAACACCACCGCCCCCGCCACCCGCCCGATGAACATCATCGTCGAGGGCGAAGTCTACGACGAGAGCGGCCAGTACATCGCCGGGCGCACCAGCGTTTTGGCGCACCCCGCCGAGGCGTACGTCGGCCTGCGCACCGATCGCTACTTCGGGCGTGAAGGCCAGCCGGTCGGCGTGGACCTGATCGCCGTCACGCCGGACAGCGCCCCGATCGCCGGGCAGAAGATCGCCCTGACGGTGGTCGAAAAGCGCTGGGAGCGCACGCCCATCGAGGGGCAGTTCGGGCAGTACACCTGGACGCAAACCGAGATCGAAGTCCAGACCGACGAGATCGTCACCGGCGAGGACGGCACGGCCAGCTACAGCTTCACGCCGCCCAACGCGGGTATCTTCCAGATCCGCGCGCAGGTGCGTGACGGGCGCGAGCGCCTCAACACCGCTTCGACGCAGATCTGGGTCACGGGCAGCAGCCGCACCGTGTGGTGGGGCCAGCCCAGCAGCCAGATCGACCTCGTGGCGGACAAGGAACTGTACAATGTGGGCGATACGGCCCAAATCCTGGTGCCGATCCCCTTCAGCGGCGCGTCCACCGTGCTGGTGACCATCGAGCGCGACGGCGTGCAGAGCTACGAAGTGCGGAAGGTCGAAGGATCGACGCTGATCTACGAGCTGCCGATCACCGAAGACCACGTGCCGACGATCTTCGTCTCGGTGGTGGTGGTCAAGGGCGTGGACGAGGAAAGCGCCAACCCCGACTACCGCAGCGGCACGATCGGGCTGGAAGTCGATCCGGCCAGCCGCCGCCTGAACGTGACGGTCACGCCGTCCGCGACGATGGCGCAGCCGGGCGACACGGTGTCGTTCGACGTCAAAACAACCGACGCGCACGGCGAGCCGGTGAGCGCGGAAGTTGGTGTCACGCTGACGGATCAGGCGATCCTGTCGCTGGCCCCGCCGAACAGCATCTCGCTGGAAGACACGTTCTACGGCTACCAGTCCGACGCGGTGTATACCACCGTCGCGCTGGATTCCCTGCTGGACTCGATGACCGACGAGATCCTCGAACAGCAGAAGCAGCGTGACGCCGCTGCGGGCGCGGTTCCGATGGCGGCGATGCCCACCGCGACGGCAATGAACGCCGACGGGATGGTGATGGAAGCCGCCGCTGAAGCGTTTGGCGCAGAGGACGAAGCCGCGCAGCAGCAGGTCGAGATCCGCGAGGACTTCCAGCAAACGCCGCTGTGGGCCCCGCGCGTAGTCACGGACGAGACCGGATCGGCCACGGTCGAGGTGACGCTGCCGGACAACCTGACGACGTGGCACCTCGACGCGCGCGGCCTGACGCCCGATACCCTGGTGGGCGATACCGGGCTGGACGTCATGAGCACCCTGCCGCTGCTGGTGCGCCCGGTGACGCCGCGCTTCATGGTGGTGGGCGACCACGTAACCCTGGCGAGCGTGATCAACAACAACACCAGCGCCGCGCAGACGGTCCAGGCGACGCTGCAATCGACGGGCGTCACGCTGGAAAGCGACGCCACGCAGTCGGTAACGATCGAGGCCGGGAGCCGCGCCCGCGTCGAGTGGGTGGCCGTGGTCGAAGACGTGCCCGCCGTGGACCTGACCTTTATCGCCATCGGCGCGGACGGCTACCAGGACGCGTCCAAGCCCACGCTGGCGACCGGGCCGGACGGCACGATCCCGGTCTACCGCTACACCGCGCCGGATACGGTCGGCACGGGCGGCGTGCTGCGCGAGGACGGATCGCGCACGGAAGCGATCAGCCTGCCGCCGCGCCTCGACGCGGACCAGGGCGAGCTGACGGTGCAGCTCGATCCGTCGCTGGCCGCGACGACCATCGACGCGCTGAACTACCTGAAGAACTACCAGCACCAGTGCATCGAGCAGACGGTCAGCCGCTTCCTGCCCAACGTCATGACCTACCGCGCCCTGCGCGACCTGGGCATCGACGATCCGGCGCTGGAAGAAAGTCTGAAAGCCGCGCTCGACTATGCGTTGACGAAACTGGCCGCCGAGCAGAATCCCGACGGCGGCTGGGGCTGGTTCACCGGCATGGAAAGCAACCCGTACATCACGTCCTACGCGGCGCTGGGGCTGATCGAAGCGCGCGACGCGGGCTTTGCCGTGGACACGAGCATGCTCGACCGCGCGCTGAACTTCGTGCGCGGCGACTTCATCCGGCCCGGCATCGACACACCCGCGTGGCAGCTCAACCGGCAGGCGTTCTACCTCTACGTGTTCGCGCGTAACGGCGAATCCGTCCTGAACGAGATGGACGCGCTGCTGGCCCAGCGGCTGGAAATGGACTTCTGGGCGCGCGGCTTCCTGCTGATGGCCTACGACGCGCTCGATCCTGAAAACGCCGCCGTCGCGTCGCTGGTCAGCGACCTGCAGAGCAGCGCGATCGTCTCCGCGACCGGGGCGCACTGGGAAGAAGCCGACATGGACTGGTGGAACTGGAGCAGCGACACGCGCTCCACGGCCATCGTGATGGCGGCGCTGACGCGCGTCACGCCCGACTATGACCTGCTGCCCAACGTGGTGCGCTGGCTGATGGTCGCGCGGAACGGAGATCACTGGGAGACCACGCAGGAAACGGCGTGGGCCGTGATGGGCCTCACCGACTGGATGAAGGCCAGCGGCGAGCTGGAAGGGAACTACGACTACGCGGTGACGCTCAACGGCGACCTGCAAACCGAGGGCACAGTCACGCCGGAGACGGTGCGCGACGGCCAGACGCTGCAGGTGGCGGTCAAGGATCTGCTGCTGGACGAGGCCAACCGCCTGACAGTCATTCGGGGCGAGGGCGACGGCGTGTTGTATTACACCGCGCACCTATCCCTGCGCCTGCTGGCGAGCGAAGCCGAGCCGATCAGCCGGGGCATCACCGTCTCGCGCGAGTACTTCGGTGAGAACGACCCGACGGCCCCGATCGCGCAGGCCCAGGTGGGCGACCTGATCACGGTGCGCGTCACCATGACGCTGCCGCAGGACGTGTACTACTTCGTGCTGGAAGATCCGCTGCCCGCCGGGACGGAACCGGTCGATACGTCGCTGCTGACGACCACGCAGAACGCGCAGGGGCCGAGCATCCGCCCGGACTACGATCCGCACTGGTTCTGGGGCTGGTGGCTGTTCGACCACACCGAGATGCGCGACGAGCAGGTAAATCTGTACGCGGACTTCCTGCCGCGCGGCACGTACGTCTACACCTATCAGGTGCGCGCGAGCGTACCGGGCGAGTTCCAGACCATGCCCAGCCACGCCTATGCGTTCTACTTCCCGGAGGTCTTCGGGCGCGGCGCGGGTACGCTGTTCACCGTCACCTCCGCCGAAGGAGAAGAGTAA
- a CDS encoding pentapeptide repeat-containing protein has translation MGCSLLNGEEFSSQTFKKIQCPGERLEAKEFYECQFIDGVFTEATFDRCRFIDCTFQGCDLSLARVPGCTFRGVTFEKSKLVGIDWTQAVWGRKQGLLNSAAFVECTLNYSTFIATEMPRLRLTKCVARDVDFAEATLTSADFTGTDLTDSRFWQTDLTEADFTGASGYAISATLNTLKKTKFSLPEAISLLYSLDIVLSGDEDRV, from the coding sequence ATGGGATGCAGCCTATTGAACGGCGAGGAATTCAGCAGTCAGACGTTTAAGAAGATTCAGTGCCCCGGCGAACGGTTGGAGGCAAAAGAGTTTTACGAGTGCCAGTTTATCGACGGCGTTTTTACCGAAGCCACGTTCGACCGCTGCCGGTTCATCGACTGCACCTTCCAGGGCTGCGACCTCAGTCTGGCCCGGGTGCCGGGCTGCACCTTTCGCGGCGTGACGTTCGAGAAGTCGAAGCTGGTTGGCATCGACTGGACCCAAGCCGTATGGGGCCGCAAGCAGGGCCTGCTCAACTCGGCGGCATTCGTCGAGTGCACGCTGAACTACTCCACATTCATCGCCACGGAGATGCCGCGCCTGCGCCTGACGAAGTGCGTCGCTCGCGACGTCGACTTTGCCGAGGCGACGCTGACGTCAGCGGACTTCACCGGAACGGACCTGACCGACAGCCGCTTCTGGCAGACCGATCTCACCGAGGCGGACTTCACCGGGGCGAGCGGCTACGCCATCTCCGCCACGCTGAACACGCTCAAGAAGACCAAGTTCTCGCTGCCAGAAGCGATCTCGCTGCTCTACAGTTTGGACATCGTGCTGTCCGGCGACGAGGACCGGGTCTAG
- the pdxS gene encoding pyridoxal 5'-phosphate synthase lyase subunit PdxS, with translation MAENAIPTGNGNGAQKGTETLKRGLAQMLKGGVIMDVVTPEHARIAEEAGACAVMALERVPADIRATGGVARMSDPGLIQSIMETVTIPVMAKCRIGHFVEAQVLESIGIDYIDESEVLTPADEQFHIDKHNFGVPFVCGCRNLGEALRRIGEGAAMIRTKGEAGTGDVVEAVRHARSVLGEIRRLTTMHPDEWMTYAKEIGAPYELVKETAQLGRLPVVNFAAGGVATPADAALMMQLGVDGVFVGSGIFKSGDPARRAKAIVEAVTHFNDPKIIAEVSRDLGEPMVGINVTTMPEGDRIASRGW, from the coding sequence ATGGCAGAAAATGCGATCCCCACTGGTAATGGCAACGGCGCGCAAAAGGGCACCGAAACGCTCAAGCGCGGTCTGGCGCAGATGCTCAAGGGCGGCGTGATCATGGACGTCGTGACGCCGGAGCACGCGCGCATCGCGGAAGAAGCGGGTGCGTGCGCGGTCATGGCGCTGGAACGCGTCCCGGCGGACATCCGCGCGACGGGCGGCGTGGCGCGCATGAGCGACCCAGGGCTGATCCAGTCGATCATGGAAACCGTGACCATCCCCGTCATGGCGAAGTGCCGTATCGGCCACTTCGTCGAGGCGCAGGTGCTGGAATCGATCGGCATCGACTACATCGACGAGAGCGAAGTGCTCACGCCCGCCGACGAGCAGTTCCACATCGACAAGCATAACTTCGGCGTGCCATTCGTGTGCGGCTGCCGCAACCTGGGCGAGGCGCTGCGGCGCATCGGCGAAGGCGCGGCGATGATCCGCACCAAGGGCGAGGCCGGGACCGGCGACGTGGTGGAGGCCGTGCGTCACGCACGCTCGGTGCTCGGCGAGATCCGCCGCCTGACCACGATGCACCCCGACGAGTGGATGACCTACGCCAAGGAAATCGGCGCACCGTATGAGCTGGTCAAAGAAACCGCGCAGTTGGGCCGCCTGCCGGTGGTCAACTTCGCCGCGGGCGGGGTGGCGACGCCCGCCGACGCCGCGCTGATGATGCAACTGGGCGTGGACGGCGTGTTCGTCGGCTCCGGCATCTTCAAGAGTGGCGATCCGGCTCGGCGCGCGAAGGCGATTGTCGAGGCAGTGACGCACTTCAACGACCCCAAGATCATCGCGGAAGTCAGCCGTGACCTGGGCGAGCCGATGGTCGGCATCAACGTGACCACCATGCCGGAAGGCGACCGCATCGCCTCGCGCGGGTGGTAG
- a CDS encoding alpha/beta hydrolase yields MFRISRLVLCVMVALMVFPSAALAQGTPPADDDLQAVAQAVVDNMIAGDFEAAAADFNDAMLAALPADKLSQTWDTLLAQVGAFVSLDDEVTSQVQDDLTTYFFILRFEKLALQTSVTVDADGQVVGLYFAPAPETPFAEDPNAAIAQALIDNMIAGDFEAATADFNDAMLAALPADTLQQTWNTLPAQVGAFQSVDEQVTSESRGDQTTYFFVLRFEQMALQAQVTVSAEGQVAGLYFSPLESEQAAAPAYEPPAYADEAAFTEQDITLNPGTEWELPGTLTLPVGDGPFPVVVLVHGSGPNDRDETVGSNKPFKDLAWGLASQGIAVLRYDKRTNVYGAQVAALPDFTVGEETVDDAVAAVELLRDTEGIDPGRIYVLGHSQGGYLAPRIAVQAGDLAGVIVMAGNTRSLPDLIIEQTEYLLTIDDGTFSDDDQAYLDETMATVEATKNAQSGDDPTTLLFHAPPAYWIDLNAYDPLATVQEVAAPILVLQGERDYQVTLDDLAGWQTALEGRDDVTFKTYADLNHLFLSGEGDPNPTEYQMPGHIPQTVIDDIAGWITAHS; encoded by the coding sequence ATGTTCCGCATTTCCCGGCTGGTTCTGTGTGTGATGGTCGCGCTGATGGTCTTTCCTTCGGCGGCGCTGGCGCAGGGCACGCCTCCGGCAGACGACGATCTGCAAGCCGTCGCGCAGGCTGTGGTCGACAACATGATCGCAGGCGATTTCGAGGCCGCTGCCGCCGACTTTAACGACGCGATGCTGGCTGCGCTGCCTGCCGACAAACTCAGCCAAACCTGGGACACGCTGCTGGCACAGGTCGGCGCGTTCGTGTCCCTGGACGACGAGGTCACGTCGCAGGTGCAGGACGACCTGACGACTTACTTCTTCATCCTGCGCTTCGAAAAGCTGGCGCTTCAGACGTCGGTCACCGTCGATGCGGACGGGCAGGTCGTCGGGCTGTACTTCGCGCCCGCGCCGGAAACGCCCTTTGCCGAGGATCCGAACGCGGCCATCGCGCAGGCGCTGATCGACAATATGATTGCGGGGGATTTCGAGGCGGCCACGGCGGACTTCAACGACGCGATGCTAGCTGCACTGCCCGCCGACACGCTGCAACAGACCTGGAACACGCTTCCGGCGCAGGTCGGCGCGTTCCAGTCCGTAGACGAGCAGGTTACATCCGAGTCGCGGGGCGACCAGACGACCTATTTCTTCGTGCTGCGGTTCGAGCAGATGGCGCTTCAGGCACAGGTCACCGTCAGCGCGGAGGGACAGGTCGCGGGGCTGTACTTCAGCCCACTCGAATCCGAACAGGCGGCAGCACCCGCTTACGAGCCGCCTGCGTACGCTGACGAGGCCGCCTTCACCGAGCAGGATATCACGCTCAATCCCGGGACCGAGTGGGAACTGCCCGGCACGCTGACGCTGCCTGTGGGCGATGGCCCGTTCCCGGTCGTCGTGCTGGTGCACGGCTCCGGCCCCAACGATCGTGACGAGACGGTTGGCTCCAATAAGCCGTTCAAGGATCTGGCCTGGGGGCTGGCGTCGCAGGGCATCGCCGTGCTGCGCTACGACAAGCGCACCAACGTCTATGGTGCGCAGGTGGCCGCGCTGCCCGATTTCACCGTCGGCGAAGAGACAGTTGACGACGCCGTGGCCGCTGTCGAGCTGCTGCGCGACACCGAGGGCATCGATCCGGGCCGGATCTACGTGCTCGGGCACAGCCAGGGCGGCTATCTCGCGCCGCGCATCGCGGTGCAGGCCGGGGATCTGGCCGGGGTGATCGTCATGGCGGGCAACACGCGTTCCCTACCCGATTTGATCATCGAGCAAACCGAGTATCTGCTCACCATCGACGACGGCACGTTCTCCGACGACGATCAGGCGTACCTGGACGAGACGATGGCGACGGTCGAGGCGACGAAAAACGCCCAGTCCGGCGACGATCCGACAACGCTGTTGTTCCACGCGCCGCCCGCCTACTGGATCGACCTGAACGCGTACGATCCACTGGCGACCGTGCAGGAGGTCGCCGCGCCGATCCTGGTTTTGCAAGGCGAGCGTGACTATCAGGTGACGCTGGACGATCTGGCGGGCTGGCAGACGGCGCTGGAAGGCCGCGACGATGTGACGTTCAAGACTTACGCTGATCTCAATCACCTGTTCCTCAGCGGCGAGGGCGATCCCAACCCGACGGAATACCAGATGCCGGGGCACATTCCCCAAACAGTAATCGACGACATCGCCGGTTGGATTACGGCACACTCTTAG
- a CDS encoding retropepsin-like aspartic protease — translation MSELTLIIDPDPDEIDAAGVFVDGTIADRPYRFLLDTGAATSSVVEDDTTAVFPPAGQHQSSGVFAPSSNDLIAVPRLTVGPIERAPFTLTRTPRDAPGISSLIGMDVLKDHCCYFLFGQNRVLLDDDTAFSADAPRHDLMFDSKFHPYLMVDFEDGVQAQTVWDTGAALTVADAAFIAAHPALFTPAGRSTGTDSTGTDVETPMYVMARCTIGGETFPAVRVAGVDLGPVNAMIERRMDMILGYSLIRHADWLFDFPRQKWAVLKRAEG, via the coding sequence ATGAGCGAGCTGACCCTGATCATCGACCCCGACCCTGACGAGATCGACGCGGCGGGCGTCTTCGTGGACGGGACCATTGCCGACCGTCCCTACCGCTTTTTGCTGGATACCGGCGCGGCCACGTCCAGCGTGGTCGAGGACGACACCACCGCCGTCTTCCCGCCCGCCGGGCAGCACCAATCTTCCGGCGTATTTGCGCCCAGCAGCAACGACCTGATCGCCGTGCCGCGCCTGACGGTCGGGCCGATCGAGCGCGCGCCCTTCACGCTGACGCGCACCCCGCGCGACGCGCCCGGCATCAGCAGTCTGATCGGGATGGACGTGCTCAAGGATCACTGCTGCTACTTTCTGTTCGGGCAGAATCGCGTGCTGCTGGACGACGACACGGCCTTCAGCGCGGACGCGCCCCGGCACGATCTGATGTTCGACAGCAAGTTTCACCCGTACCTCATGGTGGATTTCGAGGACGGCGTGCAGGCGCAAACGGTATGGGACACGGGCGCGGCGCTGACGGTGGCCGACGCGGCCTTCATCGCGGCGCATCCGGCGCTGTTCACGCCCGCCGGACGCTCGACCGGCACGGACTCCACCGGGACCGACGTCGAAACGCCGATGTACGTCATGGCGCGGTGCACCATCGGCGGCGAGACGTTCCCGGCGGTGCGCGTGGCGGGCGTCGATCTCGGCCCGGTCAACGCGATGATCGAGCGGCGTATGGACATGATCCTGGGCTACAGCCTGATCCGGCACGCGGATTGGCTGTTCGACTTCCCGCGCCAGAAGTGGGCGGTGTTGAAGCGAGCCGAGGGTTAG